A single region of the Acidimicrobiia bacterium genome encodes:
- a CDS encoding transcriptional regulator yields MVLESAQIGERLRAIRRQQGLSLHDVEARSGEEFKASVLGAYERGERALSVSRLLRLAELYDVPPDQLLPRGHDIEIDLTGGAVDSHALTIDLVRLNELDEPDAEVLARYAATIQLQRQDFNGRMLTIRRDDVRVLAAVLGRTPEDLGARLDELGLRVST; encoded by the coding sequence GTGGTCTTGGAGAGCGCGCAGATCGGAGAACGCCTGCGGGCGATCCGGCGCCAGCAGGGCTTGTCCCTGCACGACGTGGAGGCCCGGTCGGGCGAGGAGTTCAAGGCGTCGGTGCTCGGCGCCTACGAGCGGGGCGAGCGGGCCCTGTCGGTGAGCCGGCTCCTGCGGCTGGCCGAGCTCTACGACGTCCCGCCGGACCAGCTCCTGCCGCGCGGCCACGACATCGAGATCGACCTCACGGGCGGCGCCGTCGACAGCCACGCGCTCACCATCGACCTGGTGCGGCTGAACGAGCTCGACGAGCCCGACGCCGAGGTGCTGGCCCGCTACGCGGCCACGATCCAGCTGCAGCGCCAGGACTTCAACGGCCGCATGCTCACGATCCGTCGCGACGACGTGCGGGTCCTGGCCGCCGTGCTCGGGCGGACCCCCGAGGATCTGGGCGCCCGCCTGGACGAGCTCGGGCTGCGCGTCTCGACCTGA
- a CDS encoding PhoH family protein yields MVKLLGHRDELLKLVEEAFPVTIHVRGNEITVTGDPDDAERVGRLFEELVMLLERGHALDADGLGRSIEMLKADQRPTEVLGTEVLRGRKPVRPKTSGQKRYVDAVDQHTVTFAIGPAGTGKSYLAVALAVQALQAKAINRIILTRPAVEAGERLGFLPGDVLAKVDPYLRPLYDALYDMLDAEVVSRLMDRGTIEVAPLAFMRGRTLNDSFIILDEAQNTTPEQMKMFLTRLGFGSKVVVTGDVTQIDLPEGRGRSGLQVVRSILDGIDGVAFVELGSRDVVRHRIVQDIVDAYERARE; encoded by the coding sequence ATGGTGAAGCTGCTGGGGCATCGCGACGAGTTGCTGAAGCTCGTCGAGGAGGCGTTCCCGGTCACGATCCACGTCCGCGGCAACGAGATCACCGTCACCGGGGACCCCGACGACGCCGAGCGGGTGGGCCGGCTCTTCGAGGAGCTCGTGATGCTGCTCGAGCGCGGCCACGCCCTCGACGCCGACGGGCTCGGGCGGTCGATCGAGATGCTGAAGGCCGACCAGCGGCCGACCGAGGTGCTCGGCACCGAGGTGCTCCGCGGCCGCAAGCCCGTGCGGCCCAAGACCAGCGGCCAGAAGCGCTACGTCGACGCCGTGGACCAGCACACGGTGACCTTCGCCATCGGCCCCGCCGGGACCGGGAAGAGCTACCTCGCGGTGGCCCTCGCGGTCCAGGCCCTCCAGGCCAAGGCGATCAACCGGATCATCCTGACCCGCCCCGCGGTCGAGGCCGGCGAGCGGCTCGGCTTCCTGCCCGGCGACGTGCTGGCCAAGGTCGACCCGTACCTCCGCCCGCTCTACGACGCGCTCTACGACATGCTCGACGCCGAGGTGGTGAGCCGGCTCATGGACCGGGGCACGATCGAGGTGGCCCCGCTGGCGTTCATGCGGGGCCGAACCCTGAACGACTCGTTCATCATCCTCGACGAGGCCCAGAACACGACCCCCGAGCAGATGAAGATGTTCCTCACCCGGCTCGGCTTCGGCTCGAAGGTCGTGGTGACCGGCGACGTCACCCAGATCGACCTGCCCGAGGGGCGGGGCCGATCGGGGCTGCAGGTCGTGCGCTCGATCCTCGACGGCATCGACGGCGTTGCCTTCGTCGAGCTCGGCTCCCGTGACGTCGTCCGGCACCGGATCGTCCAGGACATCGTGGACGCCTACGAGCGGGCGCGCGAGTGA